From Astatotilapia calliptera chromosome 19, fAstCal1.2, whole genome shotgun sequence, a single genomic window includes:
- the nubpl gene encoding iron-sulfur cluster transfer protein NUBPL: MALFAYSRLSHLLKISVYKSSVLRTGSEIKHGATCCVQFKRCQRSVDSKALQERQRQQMARGLPKQKPIPGVKQVIVVASGKGGVGKSTTAVNLALGLMANDMSKSVGLLDADVFGPSIPKLMNLKGNPELSDNNRMIPLTNYGVPCMSMGFLVDDVAPIVWRGLMVMSGIEKLLRQVDWGSLDYLVVDMPPGTGDVQLSITQNIPIAGAVIVSTPQDIALLDARRGAEMFKKVNVPVLGLVQNMSVFQCPKCNHETHIFGSDGARQLADTLGVTFLGDIPLHITIRETSDRGQPVVISSPNSPEAAAYRTVASAVVQRLQKVSS; encoded by the exons atggCCCTGTTCGCATACAGCAGACTGTCACATTTACTGAAAATATCAGTTTATAAATCTTCGGTTTTACGAACGGGGAGCGAAATAAAACATGGAGCTACGTGCTGTGTACAGTTTAAACGCTGCCAg AGGTCAGTGGACAGTAAGGCATTGCAGGAGAGGCAGAGGCAGCAGATGGCCCGAGGTCTCCCCAAACAGAAGCCCATCCCAGGGGTCAAGCAAGTCATTGTTGTGGCTTCAGGAAAAGGTGGTGTTGGGAAGTCCACTACTGCAG TGAATTTGGCTCTAGGATTAATGGCCAATGACATG tCAAAGTCTGTGGGTCTGTTGGATGCCGATGTGTTTGGTCCATCGATTCCCAAACTTATGAACCTGAAAGGAAACCCAGAGCTCAGTGACA ATAATCGGATGATCCCCCTGACCAACTATGGGGTTCCTTG CATGTCTATGGGTTTTCTGGTTGATGATGTGGCTCCGATAGTGTGGCGGGGGCTCATGGTGATGTCTGGTATAGAGAAACTGCTCAGACAG GTGGACTGGGGGTCGTTGGACTATTTGGTAGTGGACATGCCTCCTGGGACTGGAGACGTCCAGCTGTCGATCACCCAGAACATCCCCATAGCAG GTGCGGTTATTGTGTCCACGCCGCAGGACATCGCTCTGCTGGATGCTCGCAGAGGAGCCGAGATGTTTAAGAAAGTGAACGTGCCG GTTCTGGGTCTGGTTCAGAACATGAGCGTCTTCCAGTGCCCCAAATGCAATCATGAGACCCACATCTTCGGCTCTGATGGGGCCCGACAGCTTGCAGACACTTTGGGAGTCACATTTTTAG GTGACATCCCTCTTCACATAACCATCAGAGAGACATCAGACAGAGGACAGCCAGTGGTCATCTCTTCTCCCAACAGCCCTGAG GCAGCAGCATACAGGACGGTGGCGTCTGCTGTGGTCCAGAGACTACAGAAAGTCAGTAGTTGA